Part of the Sphaerochaeta associata genome is shown below.
TCCTTCTTTCCCAAAAGCAATGGTTTGGATATGCTGATGACAAGGAGAATTCGAGATGATTATTGACAAACTCAGCGACTTGCACCGCTATGCACCAGCCCTTCCCGCTTTGGAGACAGTCTGTACAATTCTGGAGAGTGGAGTATTGAAGAACCAGAGCTTCGGAAGCTATAAGACCGATAACCCCGCTGTACGCTACAACCTCTTCACCTATCATACGGAAAAGACCGAAAGCGACATCTATGAAATTCATCGCAAAGAGGTTGACGTCCAGATTCTCCTTTCAGGCTTCGAACGCATGGACATTGCATCCAAGGATGGACTGGAGACAGTACAGGAGTATGATCCGGCCAAGGAAGCCATGTTTCTAAAAGGC
Proteins encoded:
- a CDS encoding YhcH/YjgK/YiaL family protein, translated to MIIDKLSDLHRYAPALPALETVCTILESGVLKNQSFGSYKTDNPAVRYNLFTYHTEKTESDIYEIHRKEVDVQILLSGFERMDIASKDGLETVQEYDPAKEAMFLKGRRQVSYHADTTTFALFFPGEPHAPNLVDGKPAEVVKVVFKILVS